The nucleotide sequence TGCGTTGCTCTAGACAGTATCTTGTTTTGTCAGACCACAGACCAACTGTGTTCGCATCAACCCTGGGAGGACATGAATACAGCAACCATGATACGTGCGCTTCGCAGTTTCTATTTTTGCTTTTCGTCATCAAAACCTGCGCAAGCTCATATACCCGTACACGTGGCGGTGGAGCTCAACGAAACCTCAGAGGAGCGCTTCCGGCCTTGTTGAACCCATTCCCAGGGACGCGGCGCGAGGGAACGGTTCGGGACGAGTGGTTCGCGTATGAGCTGGAGGTTAGCCAGCCCTGGTTCGGCCAGTGAAGTGGCTGGTGTATTTACCCGGCTTAAGTGATTTTGCTACAATAAAGAGGGGTTCCTGGTCGAAACACAGGCCAGAACTGTCTTGGCCCTTCGGattgatgttgaagaagctATTTTTCTGCTGTTCGAGACAACAAAACAGCTGGTCATGGTGGCGGTGTAGTTACCGAGTGTTAGCTCCGGCCTCGAGAGCGCCGCTGACGTGCAGCTCCGATAGTGGAAATGCATCATCGTCGTTGCGTTGATGGTGATCTGGGTGTCATGGGCGAAATTGTGGATAAATTGATGGTCGGTGGAAGGAAAGTTATGAAGGAGCTGCTTTCCAGTTCCCCGGTTGAAAAGGGGATGGCAGTGAGGTGTATTTATTGACGTGGTTTGCCCGTTTGATGATATGATCTGTACTCTTGTCTTTTAATAACAACGACTTCTCTCCGTcgccagaaaaaaaaatgaagttctctctcgctctcatCACAGTTGGTCTGTTCGGTGGTGCGCTTGCACAGCAAGGGGTCCAGTGCCCAGGAAGCTGGTATCTTCAGCCAGATGACTGCATGTGTATGAACAGCAGGGAGGGATATCTGCTCAAGACGCAAACATTGGATTGCTGCAAGAAGCTGGGGTACAAGACTTATAACAACGTGAGTACCTGACATATACAGCTAGACGGGCATGTGATGGAGGCTGACACGCTGACGTTCGGCATATAGATCTGCGCCGTGGACAGAAACAAGCGCCAGACGTTCAAGGACTGCTGCAAGGATCTCAACCAGGAGAGCGTCATTGGCCATTgccgttgaggttgagaaggtCAAGACTTAAGAGGGCGATCGGTGGGATTTGGGGAAGGCCATCATCCATGCCGCCATGTTGGCTTGGCTTGAAGCCTCGAGGTTGCATGGCGTCTGAGGCTGACGGGGGTGAGAAGTGGCCGCGGGTAAAACGTTCAAGGAGGTCTCCGATTGGAATTGTGTGTAATTGAATGAAATCATGAAGTTATGAGAAACGTGGAAAAGAAAGTCTGAGGAATAAGATAAGTCAAAGAGTTGCGAATATCTGAAGAAGTAAGAATTGGAGATATCTGTGATGTTGGTTTCCCGAGCGTGGCCCGTGCACATAGATGTGGGCCCGACGCGCTAGAATGCGCGAATGTTCTTCTCCAAGAGCTTCTCCAAGAAGAATTGCAGGGCAGCCATGCTTCCAACCTGATTGATCGCCTACAAAGTACCACTTGCCCACCCCCCGGCTCCGTTTCTCTGTTTCTGTTATTGTTGGTTCCCCTGGCTTGTGTTCTCAGTCATGTCAATCATGGTGACCTGACCTTTTCCACAGTCGTCGCCTTCGGCCGTATCC is from Podospora pseudopauciseta strain CBS 411.78 chromosome 5 map unlocalized CBS411.78m_5.2, whole genome shotgun sequence and encodes:
- a CDS encoding uncharacterized protein (EggNog:ENOG503PR5U) yields the protein MKFSLALITVGLFGGALAQQGVQCPGSWYLQPDDCMCMNSREGYLLKTQTLDCCKKLGYKTYNNICAVDRNKRQTFKDCCKDLNQESVIGHCR